Proteins from one Mycobacterium sp. EPa45 genomic window:
- a CDS encoding TetR/AcrR family transcriptional regulator codes for MSARQRLIDTTIELVRRRGVGSASVSQILEHSGLARRTLYLNFPDGKPELVAAATEFAAAGFASMLDGIVAEGDPIAAVDAFVKSWESALAESDYTAGCPMVAATLGGSEAPAAAQAAGSAFTQWVNLLAAPLERAGLGREAAEGLATTVVATVEGAVIMSIATRSPKPLQRAGSDLGALMQLRLAEAT; via the coding sequence ATGTCTGCTCGGCAACGCCTGATCGATACCACCATCGAACTCGTGCGTCGGCGCGGGGTGGGCAGCGCGAGCGTCTCGCAGATCTTGGAACACAGCGGCCTGGCACGCCGCACGCTTTACCTGAACTTTCCGGACGGCAAGCCCGAATTAGTAGCTGCGGCAACAGAGTTTGCCGCAGCAGGGTTTGCGTCGATGCTGGATGGCATTGTCGCCGAAGGCGATCCGATCGCAGCCGTCGACGCGTTCGTGAAGTCGTGGGAGTCGGCGCTGGCCGAGAGTGATTACACCGCCGGATGCCCGATGGTTGCGGCGACTCTCGGTGGTTCAGAAGCGCCCGCGGCGGCGCAGGCCGCTGGGAGTGCGTTCACCCAGTGGGTGAATCTTCTCGCCGCACCGCTTGAACGGGCCGGACTCGGTCGGGAGGCTGCGGAGGGGCTTGCGACCACCGTCGTTGCGACTGTTGAAGGAGCTGTGATCATGTCGATTGCGACGCGTTCACCAAAGCCGTTGCAGCGTGCAGGAAGCGATCTGGGCGCCCTCATGCAATTGAGGCTGGCCGAGGCTACCTGA
- a CDS encoding DUF3375 domain-containing protein, with the protein MSARSPILDRPTNYIEGEIDVDDDTTLSAVDLLEINREIQGSPTIRLLAALNLGGYATLMERHLNEGVISETELVVRLERDLDELGRPAGEQSGLGLIKSWASQGWLHRVADQRTGVERNLCYLTQDARRALDFLRGLRRQDTIATGGSINGIASRLKQIALRVGNDPVRIRAGIQAEIEALQAELDALERGEDLDRSADVDMTDMYDEAHAIALQMERLITDIGQYGTMIERATAALDEPIDSNLAYRDRQRQMYADYQAAWDSQGRDSHRAFLRMINDPDQRAEFEADVLAVAHALPALDPALRKVMAGFFELVGQQIDEVERIQQRCAQRVKRFTAFGTLEQSRGVARQLNDAIGAARALLKSSLTDSRLDIELPLARHAFSSVGALSFRIGELSDPKPAQAAEGELDLTSFAALTTQVDAPAMSEMINTALDADGRLSLPEAVEMLDAAYLGHVIVLWSWALKQPDASTTAEPVTVRFQSLDGRDREMEVPHLVFTEPISSLLGASA; encoded by the coding sequence ATGTCCGCACGATCGCCTATCTTGGACCGTCCAACCAACTACATCGAGGGGGAAATCGACGTGGACGACGACACCACCCTGTCGGCCGTCGACCTCCTCGAAATCAACCGCGAGATCCAGGGCTCCCCGACGATCCGGCTGCTGGCCGCACTCAACCTGGGCGGCTACGCCACCCTGATGGAGCGCCATCTCAACGAGGGTGTGATCAGCGAAACCGAGCTCGTCGTCCGACTCGAACGCGACCTCGACGAGCTCGGCCGGCCCGCGGGTGAACAGTCCGGCCTGGGCCTGATCAAGAGCTGGGCCAGTCAGGGCTGGCTGCACCGGGTGGCCGACCAGCGCACCGGCGTCGAACGCAATCTCTGCTACCTCACCCAGGATGCCCGTCGCGCCCTGGACTTTCTGCGCGGCCTGCGCCGCCAGGACACGATCGCCACCGGCGGCTCGATCAACGGCATCGCGTCGCGCCTCAAGCAGATCGCCCTGCGGGTCGGCAACGACCCGGTCCGCATCCGCGCGGGCATCCAGGCCGAGATCGAGGCGCTGCAGGCAGAACTCGATGCGCTGGAACGCGGCGAGGACCTCGACCGCTCCGCCGACGTCGACATGACCGACATGTACGACGAGGCCCACGCCATCGCCCTGCAGATGGAACGGCTCATCACCGACATCGGCCAGTACGGCACGATGATCGAGCGGGCCACCGCCGCCCTCGATGAGCCGATCGACAGCAACCTGGCCTACCGCGACCGGCAGCGTCAGATGTACGCCGACTACCAGGCCGCGTGGGACTCCCAGGGCCGCGATTCGCACCGCGCGTTCCTGCGGATGATCAACGATCCCGACCAGCGCGCGGAGTTCGAGGCCGACGTGCTCGCCGTCGCGCATGCCCTGCCCGCCCTCGACCCCGCGCTGCGGAAGGTGATGGCCGGGTTCTTCGAGCTCGTCGGTCAGCAGATCGACGAGGTGGAGCGCATCCAGCAGCGCTGCGCGCAGCGGGTCAAGCGGTTCACCGCGTTCGGCACCCTGGAGCAGAGCCGCGGCGTGGCCCGTCAGCTCAACGACGCGATCGGTGCCGCCCGCGCCCTGCTCAAGAGTTCGCTGACGGACTCCCGCCTGGACATCGAACTCCCCCTGGCCCGGCACGCGTTCAGTTCGGTTGGCGCACTGAGCTTCCGGATCGGCGAGTTGTCTGATCCAAAACCCGCCCAGGCAGCCGAGGGTGAGCTGGACCTGACCAGCTTCGCGGCGCTGACCACCCAGGTCGACGCACCGGCGATGTCGGAGATGATCAACACCGCGCTCGACGCGGACGGTCGGCTGTCGCTGCCGGAGGCTGTGGAGATGCTCGATGCCGCCTACCTCGGTCATGTCATCGTGCTGTGGTCGTGGGCGCTCAAACAACCGGACGCATCCACGACAGCCGAGCCGGTCACCGTCCGGTTCCAGTCGCTCGACGGACGGGACCGCGAGATGGAGGTACCGCATTTGGTCTTCACCGAACCGATCTCGAGCTTGTTGGGAGCCAGCGCATGA
- a CDS encoding RND family transporter, with amino-acid sequence MDRRGGFAAEEHCRIIAARGKAVGTQTEVPPRRGEVSDERRPGVARWIRRLAIPIILGWLAVIAALTVFVPPLDVVGEMRAVSLSPKESPSVIALMRNGAVFEESDSDNAVMIVLEGQRPLDAAARRYYGELIDKLHADTKHVQHVQDFWGDPLTEAGALSADGKAVYVQASLAGNMGESLGNESVAAVQKIVKDLPAPPGVKTFVTGGSAMQTDQQKEGGRSIQVVKIATVTVIICMLLFFYRSITTVGTVLVMLVMGLSVTQGAVAFLAYHNLIGLTTFVTQILVPLALAATTDYAIFLIGRYQEARVDGQDRESAYYTMFRGTAHVVLASGMTIAGATCCLSFTRLPYFHTLGIPLAVGMVVAVVAALTLGPSMVTVASRFGLLEPKRAMRIRFWRRLGAVVVRWPGWVLFLTVFIALIGLIALPGYRPNYDDRKYLPADLPANEGFAAAERHFPVARMNPELLLIETGQDLRNPADFLVLERITKAVARVPGIGRVQSITRPDGKPLKYSTIPAQMSISGSLQTMNRSYMQDRMADMLVQGQEMQNTINTMTQMIGLMEQLSATTHDMVGKTEQTAVDLAALRDHISDFDDFFRPIRNYLYWEPHCYDIPMCWAVRSTFDALDGVDTMTDDIQRLVPDLRDLDSVMPQMIPLLRSSIESMKRMRIMMLTLQATQSGMQDQMAEMNDGSSAMAAAFNDSLNDDTFYAPPEIFDNDEVKRGMKNFISPNGHAARFIISHEADPMSEDGIKRIDAIKAAVFEAIKGTPLEGSKVYLGGTASAFKDMEDGNSYDLKIAGIAALSLIFIIMLLITRALVAAMVIVGTVVLSLGASYGLSILLWQHILGMPLQFIVIAMAVIILLAVGADYNLLLVARMKEEIPAGINTGIIRAMGGSGSVVTAAGLVFAFTMMAMAVSSMIVVAQVGTTIGLGLLFDTLVIRAFMTPALAALLGRWFWWPRIVRPRPLSTRPNGQLLR; translated from the coding sequence ATGGATCGCCGCGGCGGATTCGCGGCCGAGGAGCACTGCCGCATCATTGCGGCCCGGGGGAAAGCCGTGGGGACTCAGACCGAGGTACCGCCCCGCCGCGGTGAGGTCTCCGACGAGCGGAGACCCGGGGTGGCCCGCTGGATCCGCCGGCTGGCGATACCGATCATCCTGGGCTGGCTCGCCGTCATCGCCGCCCTGACCGTATTCGTGCCGCCCCTTGACGTCGTCGGCGAGATGCGCGCAGTGTCGCTTTCACCGAAGGAATCCCCATCGGTGATCGCCTTGATGCGCAACGGCGCGGTGTTCGAGGAGTCTGATTCCGACAACGCGGTGATGATCGTCCTGGAGGGGCAGCGGCCACTCGACGCGGCGGCCCGCCGGTACTACGGCGAGCTCATCGACAAACTGCATGCCGACACCAAGCACGTGCAACACGTCCAAGACTTCTGGGGTGATCCGCTGACCGAGGCGGGTGCCCTGAGCGCCGACGGGAAAGCCGTCTACGTGCAGGCCTCACTGGCAGGCAACATGGGTGAGTCACTGGGCAACGAGTCGGTCGCCGCGGTCCAGAAGATCGTCAAGGATCTGCCTGCGCCGCCGGGCGTCAAAACCTTCGTGACCGGCGGTTCGGCGATGCAGACCGACCAGCAGAAAGAGGGCGGGCGAAGCATCCAGGTGGTGAAGATCGCCACCGTCACGGTCATCATCTGCATGCTGCTGTTCTTCTACCGGTCGATCACCACCGTCGGCACCGTTCTGGTGATGCTCGTCATGGGCCTGTCGGTCACGCAAGGCGCGGTGGCATTCCTGGCGTACCACAACCTGATTGGCTTGACGACGTTCGTCACGCAGATACTGGTGCCCCTGGCACTCGCTGCCACAACCGACTACGCGATCTTCCTCATCGGGCGCTACCAGGAAGCCCGCGTGGACGGCCAGGACAGAGAGTCGGCCTACTACACGATGTTTCGAGGCACCGCGCATGTGGTGCTGGCCTCTGGCATGACGATTGCCGGTGCGACGTGCTGCCTGTCCTTCACCCGGTTGCCCTACTTCCACACGCTCGGTATTCCGCTGGCCGTCGGCATGGTGGTCGCGGTAGTGGCGGCGCTGACGCTCGGACCGTCGATGGTGACGGTCGCCAGCCGCTTCGGGCTGCTGGAACCCAAGCGGGCGATGCGAATTCGGTTCTGGCGACGCCTCGGCGCGGTCGTGGTCCGCTGGCCGGGCTGGGTCCTGTTCCTGACTGTGTTCATCGCCCTGATCGGGCTGATCGCGCTGCCCGGCTACCGCCCCAACTACGACGACCGCAAATACCTGCCTGCCGACCTGCCGGCCAACGAAGGATTCGCGGCCGCCGAGCGCCACTTTCCCGTCGCCCGGATGAATCCGGAACTGCTGCTCATCGAGACCGGTCAGGATCTGCGCAACCCGGCCGACTTCCTGGTACTCGAGCGCATCACCAAGGCGGTCGCCAGGGTTCCCGGTATCGGCCGCGTCCAGTCCATCACCCGTCCTGATGGAAAACCGTTGAAGTACAGCACGATTCCGGCTCAAATGAGCATCAGCGGCTCACTGCAGACGATGAACCGCTCCTATATGCAGGACCGCATGGCGGACATGTTGGTTCAAGGCCAGGAGATGCAGAACACCATCAACACGATGACGCAGATGATCGGTTTGATGGAGCAGCTGAGCGCGACCACACACGACATGGTCGGCAAAACCGAGCAGACCGCCGTCGACCTCGCCGCACTGCGCGACCACATCTCGGACTTCGACGACTTCTTCCGCCCGATCCGCAATTACCTCTATTGGGAGCCGCACTGTTACGACATCCCGATGTGCTGGGCGGTGCGGTCAACCTTCGACGCGCTCGATGGCGTCGACACCATGACCGACGACATCCAGCGGTTGGTACCCGACCTGCGCGATCTCGATTCAGTTATGCCGCAGATGATTCCGCTGCTGCGATCGTCGATCGAATCGATGAAGCGGATGCGGATCATGATGCTGACACTGCAGGCCACCCAATCCGGCATGCAGGACCAGATGGCGGAGATGAACGACGGCTCCTCGGCGATGGCGGCGGCGTTCAATGATTCGCTGAACGACGACACGTTCTACGCGCCGCCGGAGATCTTCGACAACGACGAAGTCAAGCGCGGCATGAAGAATTTCATCTCCCCCAACGGCCACGCGGCGCGGTTCATCATCTCCCACGAGGCAGACCCGATGTCGGAGGACGGCATCAAACGCATCGACGCCATCAAGGCCGCCGTCTTCGAAGCCATCAAGGGCACGCCGCTGGAAGGCTCGAAGGTCTACCTGGGGGGCACCGCGTCGGCGTTCAAGGACATGGAGGACGGCAACTCCTACGACCTCAAGATCGCCGGCATCGCGGCGTTGTCGTTGATCTTCATCATCATGCTGTTGATCACCCGCGCTCTGGTGGCTGCCATGGTGATCGTCGGGACAGTGGTGCTGTCGCTGGGAGCGTCCTACGGCCTGTCGATCCTGCTCTGGCAGCACATCCTCGGGATGCCGCTGCAATTCATCGTGATCGCGATGGCGGTGATCATCCTGCTCGCCGTCGGGGCCGACTACAACCTGCTGCTGGTCGCGCGGATGAAGGAAGAAATACCGGCCGGCATCAACACCGGCATCATCCGCGCGATGGGCGGCAGCGGGTCGGTGGTCACTGCAGCCGGCCTGGTGTTCGCGTTCACGATGATGGCGATGGCCGTCAGCAGCATGATCGTCGTCGCCCAGGTGGGGACGACGATCGGGCTCGGCCTGCTGTTCGACACTCTGGTCATCCGGGCGTTCATGACGCCGGCGCTGGCGGCCCTGCTGGGGCGGTGGTTCTGGTGGCCGCGCATCGTGCGGCCGCGGCCGCTGTCCACGCGGCCGAATGGCCAGCTGCTCAGGTAG
- a CDS encoding RND family transporter, with protein sequence MSAPTEERVLHAEPPQRAALAKWIRRLAVPIILGWVGLIIVLNMAVPQLEEVGKLRAVSMSPKEAPSVIAMMRSGQVFEESDSDSSAMIVLEGDQPLGDDAHRFYNDMVAKLRADTTHVQHIQDFWGDPLTEAGALSADSKAVYVQVALAGNMGETLGNDSVEAVQKIVKGLSPPPGVKVFVTGGPALQADQQHAGDKSIRIIELTTIAVILIMLLFFYRSIVTVGLVLVMLILGLTVTRGAVAFLGYHNLIGLSPFATQLLVTLAIAATTDYAIFLIGRYQEARALGESREDAYYTMYHGTAHVVLGSGMTIAGATFCLSFTRLPYFKSLGVPLAVGMVVAVISALTLGAAIVTVASRFGMLEPKRAMRIRFWRRLGAAVVRWPVAILFATVMIALIGLITLPGYQPNYNDRKYLPADLPANEGFAAAERHFPIARMNPEMLLLETDQDTRNSADFLVIEKISKAIAKVPGIGRVQSITRPAGKPLKYSTIPSQISMGGTSQTMNRSYLQDRMADMLVQGEQMQDTINTMTQMINLMERLSAVTHDMVGKTDETAVDIAELRDHISDFDDFFRPIRNYLYWEPHCYDIPLCWSTRSVFDTLDGVDKMTDDIQQLLPDMHRLDALMPQMVSLMGPTIDSMKRMRIMMLTQQASQASQQDQQAALSENQAAMGTAFNDSLNDDTFYLPPEIFDNDEFKRGIKNFISPNGHAVRFIISHEDDPLSADGIKRIDDIKNAVFEAIKGTPLEGSKVYLGGTASAFKDMQEGNKYDLLIAGVAALSLIFIIMLIITRAIVAAAVIVGTVVLSLGASFGLSVLLWQHLLGIELQFMVMAMAVIILLAVGADYNLLLVARMKEEIPAGINTGIIRAMGGSGSVVTAAGLVFAFTMISMSVSAMVVVAQVGTTIGLGLLFDTLVVRAFMTPAIAALMGPWFWWPQIVRPKPMSTRPHGQLLR encoded by the coding sequence GTGAGCGCCCCGACCGAAGAGCGCGTCCTTCACGCCGAGCCGCCGCAACGAGCGGCTCTGGCCAAGTGGATCCGGCGCCTGGCCGTACCGATCATCCTCGGCTGGGTCGGCCTCATCATCGTGCTGAACATGGCAGTGCCGCAGCTCGAGGAAGTCGGCAAGCTGCGGGCGGTGTCGATGTCGCCCAAGGAGGCGCCCTCGGTCATTGCGATGATGCGCTCGGGGCAGGTCTTCGAAGAGTCCGACTCCGACAGCTCGGCGATGATCGTTCTGGAAGGCGACCAGCCGCTGGGTGACGACGCCCACCGCTTCTACAACGACATGGTCGCCAAGCTGCGGGCCGACACCACGCACGTGCAGCACATCCAGGACTTCTGGGGGGATCCGCTCACCGAAGCCGGCGCACTGAGTGCCGACTCCAAGGCCGTCTACGTGCAGGTGGCACTGGCCGGGAACATGGGCGAGACGCTGGGCAACGATTCGGTCGAGGCCGTCCAGAAGATCGTCAAGGGCTTGTCTCCCCCGCCGGGCGTCAAGGTCTTCGTGACGGGCGGCCCCGCGCTGCAGGCCGACCAACAACATGCCGGCGACAAGAGCATCCGGATCATCGAGCTCACCACCATCGCGGTCATCTTGATCATGCTGCTGTTCTTCTATCGATCGATCGTGACCGTCGGGCTGGTCCTGGTGATGTTGATCCTGGGCCTGACGGTGACGCGCGGCGCGGTGGCATTCCTGGGATACCACAATCTGATCGGCCTGTCGCCGTTCGCAACTCAGCTGCTGGTCACATTGGCGATAGCGGCGACAACCGACTACGCGATCTTCCTCATCGGCCGATATCAAGAGGCCAGAGCGCTCGGCGAGAGCCGCGAAGACGCCTACTACACGATGTACCACGGCACCGCGCATGTGGTGCTCGGCTCGGGCATGACGATCGCCGGGGCGACGTTCTGCCTGTCCTTCACCCGGCTGCCGTACTTCAAGTCGCTCGGTGTGCCGCTGGCCGTCGGCATGGTGGTCGCGGTGATATCGGCGTTGACCCTCGGCGCCGCGATCGTCACGGTGGCCAGCCGCTTCGGAATGCTGGAGCCCAAGCGGGCGATGCGGATCCGGTTCTGGCGGCGCCTCGGCGCGGCCGTGGTGCGCTGGCCGGTTGCCATCCTGTTCGCGACGGTGATGATCGCCCTGATCGGGCTCATCACCCTGCCGGGTTACCAGCCGAACTACAACGACCGGAAGTATCTGCCGGCCGACCTGCCGGCCAACGAAGGGTTCGCCGCCGCGGAGCGACACTTCCCCATCGCCCGGATGAATCCCGAGATGCTGCTGCTCGAAACCGACCAGGACACCCGCAACTCGGCCGACTTCCTGGTCATCGAGAAGATCAGCAAGGCCATCGCGAAGGTTCCCGGTATCGGCCGGGTGCAGTCGATCACCCGCCCCGCCGGAAAACCGCTGAAGTACAGCACGATTCCGTCCCAGATCAGCATGGGCGGCACCAGCCAGACGATGAACCGGTCCTACCTGCAGGACCGGATGGCCGACATGCTGGTCCAGGGCGAGCAGATGCAAGACACCATCAACACGATGACGCAGATGATCAACTTGATGGAACGACTCAGCGCCGTCACCCACGACATGGTCGGGAAGACCGACGAAACGGCGGTCGACATCGCGGAGTTGCGCGATCACATCTCCGATTTCGACGACTTCTTCCGCCCGATCCGCAATTACCTGTACTGGGAACCGCACTGCTACGACATCCCGCTGTGCTGGTCGACGCGTTCGGTCTTCGACACTCTCGACGGCGTCGACAAGATGACCGACGACATCCAGCAGTTGCTGCCAGACATGCACCGCCTCGATGCCCTTATGCCGCAAATGGTTTCACTGATGGGTCCGACCATCGACTCGATGAAGCGGATGCGCATCATGATGCTGACCCAGCAGGCCAGCCAGGCCAGCCAGCAGGACCAGCAAGCAGCATTGAGCGAGAACCAGGCGGCGATGGGGACCGCATTCAACGATTCGCTGAACGACGACACGTTCTACCTGCCGCCGGAAATCTTCGACAACGACGAATTCAAGCGCGGCATCAAGAACTTCATCTCCCCCAACGGCCACGCGGTGCGGTTCATCATCTCCCACGAGGATGACCCGTTGTCGGCCGATGGCATCAAACGCATCGACGACATCAAGAACGCCGTCTTCGAAGCCATCAAGGGCACGCCGCTGGAAGGCTCCAAGGTCTACCTCGGCGGGACCGCGTCCGCCTTCAAGGACATGCAGGAAGGCAACAAGTACGACCTGTTGATTGCCGGCGTGGCCGCCCTGTCTCTGATCTTCATCATCATGCTGATCATCACGCGGGCCATTGTGGCGGCCGCGGTGATCGTCGGCACTGTCGTGCTGTCCCTCGGCGCGTCATTCGGCCTGTCCGTGTTGCTGTGGCAGCACCTGTTGGGTATCGAGTTGCAATTCATGGTGATGGCGATGGCGGTCATCATCCTGTTGGCGGTCGGCGCCGACTACAACCTGCTGCTGGTCGCCCGGATGAAAGAAGAGATACCGGCGGGCATCAACACCGGAATCATCCGCGCCATGGGCGGCAGTGGGTCGGTGGTGACGGCGGCCGGCCTGGTGTTCGCGTTCACCATGATCTCGATGTCGGTCAGCGCCATGGTGGTGGTCGCCCAGGTGGGTACGACGATAGGCCTCGGCCTGCTGTTCGACACACTGGTGGTTCGCGCGTTCATGACGCCGGCGATCGCCGCGCTCATGGGACCGTGGTTCTGGTGGCCGCAGATCGTGCGACCCAAGCCGATGTCCACGCGGCCGCACGGCCAATTGCTGCGCTAG
- a CDS encoding nitroreductase family deazaflavin-dependent oxidoreductase encodes MSTANPALRKFRRERIVGRYVANPLVALLGRLGLRTTFATELQTMGRKSGRWRAVPVSARFDATGAWVISQHGRRSGWALNVTDDPQVRIRQGQQWRSGTARFVPDDDPAARVRTFATSRLLLPLVTATFKALQSDPISVRIDFVD; translated from the coding sequence ATGAGTACGGCCAACCCAGCACTGCGGAAGTTTCGTCGGGAGCGCATCGTCGGTCGCTACGTCGCCAATCCGCTCGTCGCACTGCTCGGACGTCTTGGCCTGCGGACCACCTTCGCGACCGAGTTGCAGACGATGGGCCGCAAGTCGGGCCGTTGGCGTGCCGTGCCCGTGTCCGCGCGCTTCGACGCGACCGGCGCCTGGGTGATCTCCCAGCATGGGCGCCGGTCCGGGTGGGCGCTCAATGTCACCGATGACCCCCAGGTCCGGATCCGGCAGGGCCAACAATGGCGGAGCGGGACTGCACGATTTGTTCCGGACGACGACCCGGCGGCCCGGGTTCGGACGTTTGCAACATCGCGGTTGCTCCTCCCCCTCGTGACCGCCACGTTCAAGGCTTTGCAGTCCGATCCGATCAGCGTGCGCATCGACTTCGTCGATTGA